TCAACATCACCATCTACATGATGCAATACCACATTGTTAACTTTTTCAGCATAATTGATATTAACAACAGCACCATCAACAGAAATTGTACCTACATCAGAAGGTTGACCTCCTCCTTCAGGATAAAATACTGTTTTATCAAATACCAATGTGTTTTTACCGTCTTTTTCAACTACTCCTAAAACTTCTGCTTCAAATTCTTTCTGATTAAAATCTTTATAGAATAATAAATCTGTTTCAGGATAATCAATTTCAAAAGATTCCTTTTTATTGGAGGTGTCTTTTTCATGAGCTCCTGCTACAAGAGTAAAAAAATTATCCGGAACATTTACAGTAAAATTATCTCCAGCTATTTCAACAACTGTTTCCGGAGGAATTCCATGAGCATCATATAAATCCATTAACATGTCTAAAGGCATTTCTGTTTTACCTTCTTTTTTAAGACGTTTAATTGATCTTTTAACAATACTGGTTCCTTTTTTAATAGTAGATTGATATCTTTCCTCTTCAAGAGAAATAATATTCATAATATGATCTTCAGAATCTTTAATTTCAGGATAGAATTTAGTTAAAAATTCAAGCTGAATTCCCATAACCTCTGCCAAAGACTCTTTCATGTTTAACTCTTTCATGAAACGGATAGTTCTTCTTAAAACTAAACGGGCCAAATAACCTTCCTTTACATTTGAAGGAATAATTCCGTCAGCCAGCATGAAAGCAAGACAACGGGTATGGTCTGCAATAATATAAATTGCTTCCATAGGTTCTGCAGATTCTAAAAGTTCATCTAAAGTAATGCCTAAACTATTAGCCACCTGTTGACGAAGCTCTTTAATATCTCCAATGTCCTCAATATCCATCATACCAGCTATTTGAGCATTACGGGCCAAAATATCAGTATTGACCTTAACATCAGTTAATTCTTTTAACTTATCCACTACAGGAGCAAAACATGCATCATAAGCAGTAGGAGTTCCCTGAGAAATCCAAGCTATTCTTTCCAAACCATAACCTGTATCTACAACTTTAATTGGAATTTCTTCTTTTTCGCCATTGTCTAAAGTTTTATATTGAATGAAAACCAAAGTAGCTAATTCCACACCACGAACACAAACTTCGTAACAAGGTCCTTCATTACCTCCACCACTCCACCATGATTTGATAAAGCAGATTTCCTCAGTGTTAATTCCAATATATTTAAAGAACTCATGACAAAGTCTTATTGTCTCATCTTCCCAGTAAATGAAATTTTCTTCAGTATTTATTACAGTGTGAGATCCCATTGTAAAACAGGTCATGTGTCTACCTGTTCTTCCAACATTATCAACATCATTTAAACGAACAGAAGGTTGTTCAATTTCTAAAGGGTTTGCTGGCGGTTTAACCATACCTGAAGTAACCCAAGGCTGGAAACAGAATATAGAAGCTCCAACTAAAAATACATCATCTCTCCATCTTTTAGCTAAAATAGGATATCTCTTAATAGGAGTATGTCCCTCTTTTTCTAAAAATTCTCTGAAAACTTGTTGAATTTCATATAAAGTATAAGGTTTATCAGTTGCAGGATTTCCAATAAATTCATATTCATCACATGGAGCATCCCCACAGGTATCCCTGTCAACTTGTGCGTAAAATTCATGTCCACAAGTTTTACATTTTTGTTTTTTATAACCAAGTTTATCGAATATTTCAAGCATTTCAATCAATTTTAAAATCTATTTATTATAATTTACTATTTGTTTTTAATATAATAAATATATTTTTAGAAAAAGTAATCACATTAGTAAGTGCTTAAAATAAGTGTTAAGTTGAAAATAAGTTTTAATTAATAAAAATAGTAGTTAATAAAAAAGAAAAGAAAAAGATAGAAAAAATCTATCCGAATAAAGCTCCTAAACCAGCTGCTGCTGCTTCTTCAGCTTCTTCTTCCTCTTCCTCTTCTTCTTCCTCTTCTTCTACAGCTGCTTCAGCTGCTGCTGGAGCTGCTGCTGCAGGAGCTGCTGCCATAGCAGTAGTTTCCATTGCTTCATCAATGTCAACATCTTCTAAAGCTGCGATTAATGCTTTAATTCTAGCATCATCAGCTTCAATTCCTGCTGCCTCTATAATACTTTTAACATTTTCTTCGTTAATATCTTTATCTGCACTGTGCAAAATCATTGCCGCATATATATATTCCATGTTATCACCATTAGTTTTATAATCTAATTTGTAAGGTTTATAATAATAAAAAATTTTAATTAATTATTTTAACCGAAGAGAGCCCCTAACCCAGCTGCTGCTTCTTCTTCTGCATCTTCTTCCTCTTCTTCTTCCTCTTCTTCCTCAACAGTTTCTTCAACAACAGGAGCTGCTGCAACTGCTACGTTAGAAAGTTTTTCAGCTAATTCATCATCTAAAGCTCCTTCAGTACCTGATACTTCGGATGCTAAAGCTAACATTTTAGCTTGTGCGAGACCAATTATTGGCTCTGAGGTTTCAGAAGTCATTATTGCTGCATCAACACCAACATTGATTGCTCTGGTATAAGCAAGAGTAATGATTGTGGAAATAGTTTCCTCTGTAGGAATAGCTGCATTAACAGACAAGTTGAATGCATTTCTGAATGCATTTTGAACATCTGCTAAAGTTTGTTCTTCGTCGATTGCGAGTACTTCAGAAGTATAAATTGCTTCTTCTTCGTATACTGCTCTTAAATCGATCCCAACTTCCATAGGATTAATATCCATTCTTGATAAAGTACTTGCAACAGCAGCAGATACTTCTTCACCTGCTTCTACAAGAACGGTTTCTTTAGAAACAACAATTTTACCTTTATCAATTTTAGCTGGAATTCCAACTTGTTGTAATTCACCGAGGAATGGACCTGGTTCAAAACCTGTGTCTCCTTCAGGTATAACAATATCATCAGTAGCAATAGCACCTGGTTTAGCAGGAGCTGAAGTTTTACTGTCTTCTAATATTTTATACAATTTGAAAGGATTCATTTCAGTTGCAATAACTGCAACTTGACCTTCCATATGCTCTGATAAATCAACAATGTTGTTTTTACTAGCATTACAATCTTCGAGAGCTAAATCAATAAGATTCTTTTTTGACATTCTGATGACAGCTTTGTTATGAAGAGATTTCCTCATTTCTTGAAGCTGTTTTGCAGGAATGTTTAATAAATCTACAATCCCGATAACATCATATTTATCAATTAAAGATTTAAGCTCATTAACTTCTTCTTTTTTCCATTCAGCAACATGAGCCATTAGATCACCCTCACTATTGGACCCATAGTTGTTTTAATAAACATGGATTTAATTTGATTTCTTCCTTTATCTAAATGGCGGTCTAAGACTGTAAGAACAGTTTCAATATTTTCAGCTAAATCTTCATCTGACATATCTTGGCTTCCAACAATAATCTGAATAGCAGGTTGTTGTTTGATACCAACTTTAACTGTGCTTTGTAATCTTTCTAAAAGTGGATCTAATTTGATACTAGCTGGCACTGGTTTTGGCATTTTATTACGAGGACCAAGAATTGGACCTAAAAATCTACCAACAAGTGGCATCATATCAGCTTGAGCTATAAAGAAATCAACAGAGTTTGCTGCTTTTTTAGCTGCTTTTCTGTCTTTTCCTAACTCTTCTAAATCCGCTTTATTAATCACAAGAGCGACACCAGCATCTTTAGCTTGAACAATAAGTTCCCCATCAGCTATGACTCCGATTTTAACTTCTTTGCCACGGCCGTTAGGAAGAGTAACTTCCTCATTAAACCTATTTTCTGGTTTTTTGACATCTAAGTCGCGAATATTAACAATCATATCCACAGACTGTGTGAAGTTTCTCGGCTTTGATTGTTCTTTTGCCTCCTTCACCGCTTCTAATACTTCTTGTGTCATATTATCCCCCATGAACAAATAAGTGTTCATTGGATTATTTTTTTAAATTTGGTTTCATGAGTAATCGATTAAAGAAAAAATTCTTCTTCGATTGCATGAATTAAACAGTATATCAATTATAATCGCAATTATAACATCATATACACTGTTTTATAAGTTTGAATTTTAAATTTGAATAGATAATGTTTATTCAACTAAAACATCATCGTATTTTCCAGCATCAACATCTTTTTGTGCTTCTCTTGGGTCTTTACCATCAACAGAAAGTCCCATACTTACACAGGTTCCCATTACCTCTTTGACACCTGCTTTGTAATCATTAGCTAATAATGAATCAAATTTCATCCTAGCTATTTTTAAAGCTTTGTCAATAGGTAAATCAGCTACAATATCTGCACCTGGCTCATGAGAAGCTTTTTCAATGCCGAGTTCTTCCATAATGAGAGAAGTAGTTGGAGGAGTACCAATTTCAATTTCAAATTCTTTAGTATCTCTATCAATGCTAACTTTAACAGGTACTTTCATTCCTGCAAAGTCTGCACTTTTATTATTAATTTCTTCAACTACTTGCATCATGTTAATACCGAAAGGTCCTAATGCTGGACCTAATGGAGGTCCAGGAGTTGCGCTTCCGCCTTCGATAAGAATTTCAACTGTATCTTTAGCCATCAGTCAGCCTCCTTTTGAATAATTCTAATTTGATCAGCTTTTACAGTAACCGGAATAGGTACTGCTGCTTCTATTAACTCTAGAACTACTTCTTCACGTGATTCATCAATACGAACCACTTTTGCTCTTTCTCCTTTAAACGGACCAGAAATAAGTTCAACAACACTTCCTTTTTGGATAGAGGAAATGATAGGTTCAGGTTTCAAGAATCTTTTAGCTTCTTCAAAAGTAATTCCATGTTTACCTTCTACAACACCTCTTAAATGAGGCACTTTAAGATCCGGATTCCTTAAATCTATTTTTGTTGAAGATTCTACTAATATATATCCTTTTAAAGATTCTGGGACAAGAATTGCAGAAATACCTATGCCTTCAACACTGATAGCTTTATGAGCTAAAAGTCTAGCAACATTTCTTTCCTGACCTGCAGAGGTTTTAAGAGCATATATGGAACTATTAGCATCTTCCATGAAAAAATCACCTATTTTTAAGTTAATAAAATCATATAGTTAAGTTAAAAGTTATTATAAAAACATAATTAAACAAGAAACGAATCATGAAATAATTAGATTCTTATAATATCTATATCTATATTGATAATAGTATTTAAAGTTTTCAAAAAATTAAATTTTGAAATAAAATTAACATTACAAATTAAATTTTATTATAATTTCCTGAGATTAAATTTGTAAAACTGAATTAATTATAATCCTATTAATTCACCGATTAATACAATTATAAACCCAACAACACCAATAATAGCAATTCCAATTGCTACAATTTTTGAAAATTCCAAATATTCCTGTTTGTCCGGTTTTCTTGATACTTTCAATACCCTTTTACAATCTTTAATAGTTTTATCAAAACGTTCTTGAACATTCATATAAATACCCTTTAATAAAAAACTACAGAATTTAATCCCATAGTAGTGAATTATAATAAAATAATAGTAATGAAATAATTTTTAATTTTATTTATTAATAAAGTTTTCTATGAAAATAAAAAAAAAGAAAAATGGAATTAGAATATTCCATCAATGAAATCATCTAATTGATCTTCATTAGAAGTAGTTTCTTGAGAATCTTCAAAATCATCATCAGTTATAGAATTACTGTCTTTAGATTCAGAAATACCTGAAACAACAATAGTTGTTCTAATAGTATTCTCCAAGCTTTCATCAATTTGAGCACCCCAAATAATGTTAGCTTCAGGATCTAATTTATCAGCAACAACTTGCACGATTTTTTCTGATTCATGTAAAGTCATGTCAGAACTACCTGCAATATTAATTAAAGCACCAGTAGCATTGGAAATATCAATATCTAATAATGGGCTGCTTAATGCTTCATGGACAGATTCTAATGCCCTGTCGCCAGAATCAGATTCTCCCATACCAATCATAGCCATACCGGAACTGCCCATAATACTTTTAATATCAGCAAAGTCCAAACTTACAAGACCACTTTTAGTAATCAGTTCAGTAATACCTTTAACTGCCCTACCTAAGATTTCATCAGAAACCATGAATGCTTTGTTTAAAGGAAGGTTTGGTGCTACTTCCAATAATTTATCATTTGGAATAATAATTACAGTATCAGCTGCTGATTTAAGTTTTTCCAAACCATTTTCTGCATTTTCCCTTCTTCTAATACCTTCAGCTGAGAAAGGCATAGTAGCTACAGCAACAGTTAATGCACCTGCTTTTTTAGCTAATTTAGCAATGATTGGTGCTGAACCAGTACCTGTTCCTCCACCAAGTCCGCAGGTTACAAATACCATGTCTGCACCTTCAAGTTCATCTCTAAGTTCATCTTCTGTTTCTTCAGCACATTCTTCACCAACAGAAGGATCTCCACCAGCACCTAATCCGCCGCATGTTTGTTTTCCTAAGAGGATTTTTTTACTAGACTGGCTATAAAATAAATCTTGAGCATCAGTGTTTACAGTAATTGTTGTAGCTCCTTCGATTCCTATTTCATTTAACCTAGAAATAGTATTATTACCTGCTCCCCCAGCACCAACAACAAAAATATTAGTTTTATTTTGTTTAAATAATTTTATTAAATCATTATCAATATCTGAGGAAATTTTTTTAGGTGCTTTCTCTTCCATTCTTTCTTCGGATTCTTTGATTGCATCATCTATAAATTTCACGAGTTAACCCCACATACTCTTTAAATATGTTAACTATTTTTGTAACAACTAATATTTAAATGCCACTACTTTTTAAATTTTAATTAAAAAAAATTAAAATAAATCCATTTGACCTATTATTCAGCCATGAAATGGTGTATAATTATCTAAATATTTTAAAAATAACTAAAATGCATATTAAAATTAAAATAAAATTATAAAAAAGAAATAAACAATATTTTAGCATGATAAAAATATTAAAAAGACAGTAATACCAATTAAATTCAAATATATCACTTATAAATATCCAATATATCTTTTTTTAATTGCTCAATTTATAATTAATCAAAATACCACTCAATACAACATAAAATAAAATATTAACATTAATAATCAACTTTTTTAATATTAATCATGATTAAATATTAACTTATTAAAAACAGTTAAGTTATACCTCCTATTTTTGAAAAAAAGGCAAAACAAATCTATTTTACGTCAAAAAATTGAAAAAAAATAAAATTATTAAAAAATAAAAATAAATAAAAAAATTAAATAAAAATAAAAAGTTAATTAAAAAATAAAAATAAATATTGAATAAAATACAATAGTTTTATATATATCTAAACAGTATACTATTAAATAATCTCAAAGAAATATTGAAAATAAATTAATTAAAAAGAATATTTAATGAATATTATTTAATAAAATTAAAATATTTTTATATAATTACAATAATGTTCAAATTTTTATTGTGACATTATTAAAGAAAACTGTAGTTTTATTAAATAATATTTGATAATTCATGTATCTTCGAGATTGCAAAAACAAACAAAGGTAATTTAAATGTTTAAATTTGATAAAGAACAAACCGTATTTGATTTTGGTGGAGTAAAAATGGGTGGACAGCCAGGAGAATATCCTACAGTTTTGTGTGGTACTATCTTTTACGGCGGACACAACATCGTTAATGATGAATTAACCGGAGATTTCGACAAAGAAAAAGCAGACAAACTCCTTACTGACATGATTGAAATGTCTGATGTAACAGGGAATCCTTGTATTGCTCAAGTTTTCGGACAAACTGAAGAAGCTATTGTAAAATATCTTGAATTTGTTGGAGACAACTATGAACTTCCATTTCTTATAGACTCCACTTCCGGAGATGCTAGAGTAGCCGGTGCAAGATATGCTGATGAAGTCGGTTTAACTCAAAGAGCTATCTACAATTCAATCAACATGTCTGCAGAAAAATCCGAACTTGAAGCACTTAAAGAAACTGACATTGACTCTTCCATTATCTTAGGATTCAATCCAATGAACAGTACTGTTCAGGGAAAAATAGCTATGTGGGAAGACGGAGACGACGGATCTTACGAAAAAGGTTTACTTGAAGTAGCTGAAGACTGCGGAATTACCAAATTTATGATGGATACTGCTGTAACTCCATTAGGACAGGGTGCAGGTATTGCAGGCAGTGCCACTTTTGCAGAAAAATCCAAATGGGGATATCCTGTAGGATCAGGTATTCACAACATCCCGTCTGCTTGGGACTGGTTAAGAGATTACAAAAACGAAAGCGGAAACAAAACCGCATTTACTGTTTGTGATATCGGTGCAAACATTCTTCAGGTAATGGTCGGAGGAGACTTTGTTTTATTTGGACCTATCGATAATGCAACAATCTGTTTCCCAGCTATTGCACAAACTGATATGTTTATCGCAGAAGCAGCTGCAGAACTTGATACTGAATCTATCGAATCACACCCAATAAATAATCTATTATAAAATTACTTATTTCACATATTCCATTTAACCATTAACCATCATCATATTAAAAAAATAAAAAATAAAAAGAAGCTATTGGCGAGGCATAGCTATAATTTCATGAATATTCAAATCAAAAACATTAGTCATGTTGGCAGGAGTTAAAACAACTGCAGTGTCAACACCCTGTGCACGGCCACCAATAGCTATGATTTCTTCATCAACAGGAATTAAACCCGCATCAGCAGCCATAATGGAGATTTCACAAGCTACTTTTACCCCATGTGAAAACATACGAAGAGTATCTGCTATGATATCCGGAGGATTTATACCTCCTAATTTATTAGTGATTCCGCGACCGACCCCACTAAATGCATGAGACCCTATAAAAGTGTCAACACCTTTTTCTTCAAGTTTGTCAATCATTTCATCGGAGATATCCACTTCATTTGGTCCGCTGAATCCGGCATGATGACTTACATTAATTATTTGTGCATCCCCTTCAATAGCATCTGCTAATTTCAAAGCTGATGCGCCTGATGCTGAAGCAATAAGAATATATCTAATCTCATCAGATTCATCCAATCTTTGTTTAACAAGAGAAATTAATTCATCAGTGTAATTTTCTCCTTCTTTTGAGTCTGTAAAATTTTATAGGCTTATTTGTTTTTTAATTTTTTACAGTTGAACTTTCATTTTGATGAAATTTCATTCTAATTTTTCTTTAATTTTAATATAAATGATTTAAAAATAGTAAAATACTTTAATAAGTGAGGACAAATAATATTTTATGACCAAACAAAACAAATCTGCCCTCAATAGTAATATAGACTTCATACAACTTAAACTTTATGATTTTTTTGATGAAAAAATTGATCAAGAAAAAATTATTTCAAAAAGATTGAATAAAACACCTAATTTTGAAAATACTAATCATAAACTATTTTTAGATGAAAATAATACTTTTAAATATGATAATCCCATTTGTCCAGTTTGTGGAAGCCACAAAATAATCAAAAAAGGCACAATAAAGAAAAACAAACAAAATACTAATGGAAAAACAACAGAATTCAAAGAACAGCAATATCAATGCAAAAAATGTGGAAAAAAATTCGGAATATACAATAATCCATTAATTGGTGAAAATAAACAATTTTTACAAGAAATAATGGATAAAATTCCAGGAATAATGAAAATAGGGTACCAATCACTTCGTAAAATAAGTAAATACTTTGAAATATTCCTTGGAATCAGAATATCTCATCAAACAATCAAGAACTGGTCTGACAAAAATCACGAAGAAAGCATCAGCAATGAAAAATTTGAATATTCTGGCTATTATTTATATGATGAGCAATTTTTAAGACTTAATGGAACTAGACACTACAGATTAACTTTATTTGATGCAATACTCAATATTCCAGTCACAGAACGAATAGTACGTCGCAGAATACCAAAAAACACGAAAAAATTTATCTTAGAATCAACAGAAAATAAACCATTCATTTGCCTAACAACCGATTTATTCCCAATGTATCGTAATGTAGCAGATGAAATAGAAGTAAAACATCAATTGTGCATATTTCATCTGTTTCAAACAATAAACCATAAATTAAAAGTATATTGTAGAAGAAACAAGATTAATGGAAAACAAAGAGACCATATTTACGAAAATGCACAAGAATTAAAAAACTGTTTCAGACAAAACTCAAAAAAAGAAGCAATAGAACAATTTAAACAATATTTACAAAAATATACGGCCATACCAGTTGTTTTAAAAGATTTCATAAGAAAACATATCATAAATCACTTCCACAGATACGTAGAATATCTTGATGATGAAAATATAGAAAAAACATCAAATAAAGTCGAAAATTACTACAGACAAACCAATCCTGAAAAAATAAAGAAAATATACAAAACCAAAAATGGAATCCTGA
This genomic stretch from Methanobrevibacter smithii ATCC 35061 harbors:
- the alaS gene encoding alanine--tRNA ligase, encoding MLEIFDKLGYKKQKCKTCGHEFYAQVDRDTCGDAPCDEYEFIGNPATDKPYTLYEIQQVFREFLEKEGHTPIKRYPILAKRWRDDVFLVGASIFCFQPWVTSGMVKPPANPLEIEQPSVRLNDVDNVGRTGRHMTCFTMGSHTVINTEENFIYWEDETIRLCHEFFKYIGINTEEICFIKSWWSGGGNEGPCYEVCVRGVELATLVFIQYKTLDNGEKEEIPIKVVDTGYGLERIAWISQGTPTAYDACFAPVVDKLKELTDVKVNTDILARNAQIAGMMDIEDIGDIKELRQQVANSLGITLDELLESAEPMEAIYIIADHTRCLAFMLADGIIPSNVKEGYLARLVLRRTIRFMKELNMKESLAEVMGIQLEFLTKFYPEIKDSEDHIMNIISLEEERYQSTIKKGTSIVKRSIKRLKKEGKTEMPLDMLMDLYDAHGIPPETVVEIAGDNFTVNVPDNFFTLVAGAHEKDTSNKKESFEIDYPETDLLFYKDFNQKEFEAEVLGVVEKDGKNTLVFDKTVFYPEGGGQPSDVGTISVDGAVVNINYAEKVNNVVLHHVDGDVDLDNFVGKKVEGKIDWNRRITLARHHSATHLIVAAARKILGEHIWQAGAQKGVSRSRIDLSHYKRISQEELNEIEKLANEYVMDNIELDIKFYTRDEAESLYGFKLYQGGIVPGKSIRVVKIPGIDVQACAGTHVLRTGDIGPIKINKTERVQDGVERIDFSAGTAAVDSIQNENKLLRESSGIFKVDDDQLPKTCDRFFSEWKAQKNEIDKLKSEIASLKMNSLADDVTEINGLKVVKQLIDADFKELQKIATDFTDNDKADVVLMGNNDGKIVGAASQNAIDAGIKVNEIIKKAAGVLGGGGGGRLTLAQGAGPKCENMNEALNIAIDLI
- the rpl12p gene encoding 50S ribosomal protein P1, producing MEYIYAAMILHSADKDINEENVKSIIEAAGIEADDARIKALIAALEDVDIDEAMETTAMAAAPAAAAPAAAEAAVEEEEEEEEEEEEAEEAAAAGLGALFG
- a CDS encoding 50S ribosomal protein L10 — encoded protein: MAHVAEWKKEEVNELKSLIDKYDVIGIVDLLNIPAKQLQEMRKSLHNKAVIRMSKKNLIDLALEDCNASKNNIVDLSEHMEGQVAVIATEMNPFKLYKILEDSKTSAPAKPGAIATDDIVIPEGDTGFEPGPFLGELQQVGIPAKIDKGKIVVSKETVLVEAGEEVSAAVASTLSRMDINPMEVGIDLRAVYEEEAIYTSEVLAIDEEQTLADVQNAFRNAFNLSVNAAIPTEETISTIITLAYTRAINVGVDAAIMTSETSEPIIGLAQAKMLALASEVSGTEGALDDELAEKLSNVAVAAAPVVEETVEEEEEEEEEEDAEEEAAAGLGALFG
- a CDS encoding 50S ribosomal protein L1, with amino-acid sequence MNTYLFMGDNMTQEVLEAVKEAKEQSKPRNFTQSVDMIVNIRDLDVKKPENRFNEEVTLPNGRGKEVKIGVIADGELIVQAKDAGVALVINKADLEELGKDRKAAKKAANSVDFFIAQADMMPLVGRFLGPILGPRNKMPKPVPASIKLDPLLERLQSTVKVGIKQQPAIQIIVGSQDMSDEDLAENIETVLTVLDRHLDKGRNQIKSMFIKTTMGPIVRVI
- a CDS encoding 50S ribosomal protein L11 gives rise to the protein MAKDTVEILIEGGSATPGPPLGPALGPFGINMMQVVEEINNKSADFAGMKVPVKVSIDRDTKEFEIEIGTPPTTSLIMEELGIEKASHEPGADIVADLPIDKALKIARMKFDSLLANDYKAGVKEVMGTCVSMGLSVDGKDPREAQKDVDAGKYDDVLVE
- a CDS encoding transcription elongation factor Spt5, producing the protein MEDANSSIYALKTSAGQERNVARLLAHKAISVEGIGISAILVPESLKGYILVESSTKIDLRNPDLKVPHLRGVVEGKHGITFEEAKRFLKPEPIISSIQKGSVVELISGPFKGERAKVVRIDESREEVVLELIEAAVPIPVTVKADQIRIIQKEAD
- a CDS encoding protein translocase SEC61 complex subunit gamma; the protein is MNVQERFDKTIKDCKRVLKVSRKPDKQEYLEFSKIVAIGIAIIGVVGFIIVLIGELIGL
- the ftsZ gene encoding cell division protein FtsZ; its protein translation is MKFIDDAIKESEERMEEKAPKKISSDIDNDLIKLFKQNKTNIFVVGAGGAGNNTISRLNEIGIEGATTITVNTDAQDLFYSQSSKKILLGKQTCGGLGAGGDPSVGEECAEETEDELRDELEGADMVFVTCGLGGGTGTGSAPIIAKLAKKAGALTVAVATMPFSAEGIRRRENAENGLEKLKSAADTVIIIPNDKLLEVAPNLPLNKAFMVSDEILGRAVKGITELITKSGLVSLDFADIKSIMGSSGMAMIGMGESDSGDRALESVHEALSSPLLDIDISNATGALINIAGSSDMTLHESEKIVQVVADKLDPEANIIWGAQIDESLENTIRTTIVVSGISESKDSNSITDDDFEDSQETTSNEDQLDDFIDGIF
- the mtrH gene encoding tetrahydromethanopterin S-methyltransferase subunit H, whose translation is MFKFDKEQTVFDFGGVKMGGQPGEYPTVLCGTIFYGGHNIVNDELTGDFDKEKADKLLTDMIEMSDVTGNPCIAQVFGQTEEAIVKYLEFVGDNYELPFLIDSTSGDARVAGARYADEVGLTQRAIYNSINMSAEKSELEALKETDIDSSIILGFNPMNSTVQGKIAMWEDGDDGSYEKGLLEVAEDCGITKFMMDTAVTPLGQGAGIAGSATFAEKSKWGYPVGSGIHNIPSAWDWLRDYKNESGNKTAFTVCDIGANILQVMVGGDFVLFGPIDNATICFPAIAQTDMFIAEAAAELDTESIESHPINNLL
- a CDS encoding pyruvate kinase alpha/beta domain-containing protein, which translates into the protein MSLVKQRLDESDEIRYILIASASGASALKLADAIEGDAQIINVSHHAGFSGPNEVDISDEMIDKLEEKGVDTFIGSHAFSGVGRGITNKLGGINPPDIIADTLRMFSHGVKVACEISIMAADAGLIPVDEEIIAIGGRAQGVDTAVVLTPANMTNVFDLNIHEIIAMPRQ
- a CDS encoding ISNCY-like element ISM1 family transposase, producing the protein MTKQNKSALNSNIDFIQLKLYDFFDEKIDQEKIISKRLNKTPNFENTNHKLFLDENNTFKYDNPICPVCGSHKIIKKGTIKKNKQNTNGKTTEFKEQQYQCKKCGKKFGIYNNPLIGENKQFLQEIMDKIPGIMKIGYQSLRKISKYFEIFLGIRISHQTIKNWSDKNHEESISNEKFEYSGYYLYDEQFLRLNGTRHYRLTLFDAILNIPVTERIVRRRIPKNTKKFILESTENKPFICLTTDLFPMYRNVADEIEVKHQLCIFHLFQTINHKLKVYCRRNKINGKQRDHIYENAQELKNCFRQNSKKEAIEQFKQYLQKYTAIPVVLKDFIRKHIINHFHRYVEYLDDENIEKTSNKVENYYRQTNPEKIKKIYKTKNGILTFLDYQMQNWTEKHIKIK